A single Oncorhynchus tshawytscha isolate Ot180627B linkage group LG01, Otsh_v2.0, whole genome shotgun sequence DNA region contains:
- the exoc1 gene encoding exocyst complex component 1 isoform X5 has product MTAIKHALQRDIFTPNDERLLSIVNVCKAGKKKKNCFLCATVTTERPVQVRVVKVKKSDKGDFYKRQMAWELRDLAEVDAKDASKENPEFDLHFEKVYRWVASSTAEKNSFISCIWKLNQRYLRKKVEFVNVSSQLLEESVPSGESQSVAGGDEDALDDYQELNAREEQDIEGMMEVCEYAISNAEAFAEKLSRELQVLDGANIQSIMASEKQVNILMQLLDEALSEVDTIEGKLSSYEEMLQSVKEQMDQISQSNRLIQISNTNNGKLLDEIQFLVNYMDLSKGHIRALQDGDLSSPKGIEACINASEALLQCMNVALRPGHEKLMAVKQQQHLFTELRDTFARRLTNHLNNVFVHQGHDQSSTLSQHTAELTLPKHSPLHRDLLRYAKLMEWLKNTQREKYDGLSRTYVDYMTRLYEREIKDFFEVAKIKMAGTTKEGKGNKFATLPRKESALKQETESLHGSSGKLTGSTSSLNKLTVQGSSSRRSQSSSLLDMGNMSASDLDVADRTKFDKIFEQVLSELEPLCLAEQDFISKFFKLQQHPTLAQGEVESDGGLPSRQPPPGEHRHSMSLTEKDMVRLMMNKIFQSIETELNSLIALGDKIDSFHSLYMLVKMSHHVWTAQNVDPASYLSTTLGNVLVTVKRNFDKCISGQIRQMEEVKISKKSKVGILPFVTGFEEFAELAETIFRNAERRGDLDKAYVKLIRAVFMNVEKVANESQKTPRDVVMMENFHHIFSTQSRLKISCLETERREAKHKYTDHLQSYVINSLGQPLEKLNHFFEGVEARVAQGVREEEVSYQLAFNKQELRKVIKEYPGKEVKKGLDNLYKKVDKHLCEEESLLQVVWHSMQDEFIRQYKHFEGLIGRCYPGSGITMEFTIGDMLEYFSSIAQSH; this is encoded by the exons ATGACAGCCATCAAGCACGCCCTCCAGAGGGACATCTTTACGCCCAATGATGAGCGTCTCCTCAGCATCGTCAACGTCTGCAAGGCGGGGAAAAAGAAGAAGAACTGCTTCCTGTGTGCCACAG TCACCACAGAGAGGCCGGTGCAGGTGAGAGTGGTCAAAGTGAAGAAGTCAGACAAAGGGGATTTCTACAAACGGCAGATGGCCTGGGAACTGAGGGATCTGGCTGAAGTGGATGCAAAAGATGCCAGCAAG GAGAATCCAGAGTTTGACCTCCATTTTGAGAAGGTGTATCGATGGGTGGCCAGCAGCACAGCTGAGAAGAATTCCTTCATCTCCTGCATTTGGAAGCTGAACCAGCGTTACCTGCGGAAGAAGGTGGAGTTTGTGAATGTCAGTTCCCAGCTGCTCGAAG AGTCTGTCCCCAGTGGTGAGAGCCAGAGTGTTGCCGGGGGTGACGAGGATGCTCTGGATGACTACCAAGAGCTGAATGCCCGTGAGGAGCAAGACATTGAAGGCATGATGGAGGTGTGCGAGTATGCCATCTCTAACGCAGAGGCCTTTGCTGAGAAACTCTCCAGGGAGCTACAGGTTCTGGATGGG GCCAACATCCAGTCCATCATGGCATCTGAGAAGCAGGTGAACATCCTGATGCAGCTGCTGGACGAGGCTCTGTCGGAAGTGGACACCATCGAGGGCAAGCTGAGCAGTTATGAGGAGATGCTGCAGAGCGTCAAGGAGCAGATGGACCAGATCTCCCAGAGCAACCGCCTCATCCAGATCAGCAACACCAACAATGGCAAGCTGCTGGACGAGATCCAGTTCCTGGTG AATTATATGGACTTGTCGAAGGGACACATCAGGGCCCTGCAGGATGGAGACTTGTCCTCGCCCAAAGGCATTGAGGCCTGTATCAATGCTTCTGAGGCTCTACTGCAGTGCATGAACGTGGCACTTAGACCAGGCCATGAGAAACTGATGGCTGTGAAACAGCAGCAGCACCTGTTCACTGAGCTCAGAGATACCTTTGCCCGGCGCCTCACCAATCACCTCAACAACGTGTTCGTCCACCAG GGCCATGACCAGAGCTCCACGCTTTCCCAACACACGGCAGAGCTGACCCTGCCTAAACACAGCCCCCTGCACAGGGACCTGCTGAGATACGCCAAGCTCATGGAGTGGCTCAAGAACACCCAGAGAGAGAAGTATGACGGCCTGTCCAGG ACCTATGTTGATTACATGACCAGATTATATGAACGAGAAATCAAAGATTTCTTTGAGGTGGCGAAGATCAAAATGGCGGGCACAACCAAAGAGGGGAAGGGAAATAAGTTTG CCACGCTTCCACGGAAAGAGAGTGCTCTCAAACAGGAAACGGAAA GCCTGCATGGCAGCTCTGGGAAGCTGACGGGCTCCACCTCCAGTCTGAATAAGCTGACAGTGCAAGGCTCCAGCAGCAGGCgctcccagtcctcctctctgctgGACATGGGCAACATGTCTGCCTCAGACCTGGATGTGGCCGACAGGACCAAGTTCGACAAG atCTTTGAGCAGGTTCTTAGTGAGCTGGAGCCTCTCTGTCTAGCAGAACAAGACTTCATCAGCAAGTTCTTCAAGCTACAGCAGCACCCCACCCTGGCTCAG GGAGAAGTGGAGTCTGATGGAGGGTTGCCCTCCAGACAGCCCCCTCCAGGGGAACACAGACACTCAATGTCATTGACTGA GAAGGACATGGTGCGATTGATGATGAACAAGATCTTCCAGAGCATTGAGACGGAACTCAACAGCCTCATCGCCCTGGGAGACAAGATCGACAGCTTCCACTCCCTGTACATGCTGGTGAAGATGAGTCACCACGTGTGGACAGCCCAGAATGTGGACCCCGCTTCCTACCTCAGCACCACCCTCGGCAATGTGCTGGTCACCGTCAAGAGAAACTTTGACAAGTGCATT TCTGGTCAGATCAGACAGATGGAGGAGGTGAAGATCTCTAAGAAGAGCAAGGTGGGCATCCTGCCCTTTGTCACTGGGTTCGAGGAGTTTGCTGAGCTGGCTGAAACCATCTTCCGTAATGCAGAGCGCAGAGGGGATCTGGACAAGGCATATGTCAAGCTTATCAGAGCTGTCTTTATGAATG TGGAGAAAGTGGCCAATGAGAGTCAGAAGACGCCCCGGGACGTGGTGATGATGGAGAACTTCCACCACATCTTCTCCACACAGTCCCGCCTGAAGATCTCCTGCCTTGAGACAGAGAGGCGAGAGGCCAAACACAAGTACACAGACCATCTGCAGTCCTACGTCATCAACTCCCTGGGCCAGCCCCTGGAGAAACTCAAT CACTTCTTTGAGGGAGTGGAGGCGCGTGTGGCCCAGGGGGTGCGTGAGGAGGAGGTCAGCTACCAGTTGGCTTTCAATAAACAGGAGCTGCGTAAAGTTATCAAGGAGTACCCCGGCAAGGAGGTGAAGAAGGGCCTGGACAACCTGTACAAGAAGGTGGATAAGCACTTGTGTGAGGAGGAGAGCCTGTTACAG GTGGTGTGGCACTCCATGCAGGATGAGTTCATCCGTCAGTACAAACACTTTGAAGGCTTGATTGGCCGTTGCTACCCTGGGTCTGGTATCACCATGGAGTTTACCATTGGAGACATGTTGGAGTACTTCTCAAGCATTGCCCAGTCCCATTAA
- the exoc1 gene encoding exocyst complex component 1 isoform X2 has product MTAIKHALQRDIFTPNDERLLSIVNVCKAGKKKKNCFLCATVTTERPVQVRVVKVKKSDKGDFYKRQMAWELRDLAEVDAKDASKENPEFDLHFEKVYRWVASSTAEKNSFISCIWKLNQRYLRKKVEFVNVSSQLLEESVPSGESQSVAGGDEDALDDYQELNAREEQDIEGMMEVCEYAISNAEAFAEKLSRELQVLDGANIQSIMASEKQVNILMQLLDEALSEVDTIEGKLSSYEEMLQSVKEQMDQISQSNRLIQISNTNNGKLLDEIQFLVNYMDLSKGHIRALQDGDLSSPKGIEACINASEALLQCMNVALRPGHEKLMAVKQQQHLFTELRDTFARRLTNHLNNVFVHQFNHFSHFKMTIPQFYRSSCMSLPGHDQSSTLSQHTAELTLPKHSPLHRDLLRYAKLMEWLKNTQREKYDGLSRTYVDYMTRLYEREIKDFFEVAKIKMAGTTKEGKGNKFATLPRKESALKQETESLHGSSGKLTGSTSSLNKLTVQGSSSRRSQSSSLLDMGNMSASDLDVADRTKFDKIFEQVLSELEPLCLAEQDFISKFFKLQQHPTLAQGEVESDGGLPSRQPPPGEHRHSMSLTEKDMVRLMMNKIFQSIETELNSLIALGDKIDSFHSLYMLVKMSHHVWTAQNVDPASYLSTTLGNVLVTVKRNFDKCISGQIRQMEEVKISKKSKVGILPFVTGFEEFAELAETIFRNAERRGDLDKAYVKLIRAVFMNVEKVANESQKTPRDVVMMENFHHIFSTQSRLKISCLETERREAKHKYTDHLQSYVINSLGQPLEKLNHFFEGVEARVAQGVREEEVSYQLAFNKQELRKVIKEYPGKEVKKGLDNLYKKVDKHLCEEESLLQVVWHSMQDEFIRQYKHFEGLIGRCYPGSGITMEFTIGDMLEYFSSIAQSH; this is encoded by the exons ATGACAGCCATCAAGCACGCCCTCCAGAGGGACATCTTTACGCCCAATGATGAGCGTCTCCTCAGCATCGTCAACGTCTGCAAGGCGGGGAAAAAGAAGAAGAACTGCTTCCTGTGTGCCACAG TCACCACAGAGAGGCCGGTGCAGGTGAGAGTGGTCAAAGTGAAGAAGTCAGACAAAGGGGATTTCTACAAACGGCAGATGGCCTGGGAACTGAGGGATCTGGCTGAAGTGGATGCAAAAGATGCCAGCAAG GAGAATCCAGAGTTTGACCTCCATTTTGAGAAGGTGTATCGATGGGTGGCCAGCAGCACAGCTGAGAAGAATTCCTTCATCTCCTGCATTTGGAAGCTGAACCAGCGTTACCTGCGGAAGAAGGTGGAGTTTGTGAATGTCAGTTCCCAGCTGCTCGAAG AGTCTGTCCCCAGTGGTGAGAGCCAGAGTGTTGCCGGGGGTGACGAGGATGCTCTGGATGACTACCAAGAGCTGAATGCCCGTGAGGAGCAAGACATTGAAGGCATGATGGAGGTGTGCGAGTATGCCATCTCTAACGCAGAGGCCTTTGCTGAGAAACTCTCCAGGGAGCTACAGGTTCTGGATGGG GCCAACATCCAGTCCATCATGGCATCTGAGAAGCAGGTGAACATCCTGATGCAGCTGCTGGACGAGGCTCTGTCGGAAGTGGACACCATCGAGGGCAAGCTGAGCAGTTATGAGGAGATGCTGCAGAGCGTCAAGGAGCAGATGGACCAGATCTCCCAGAGCAACCGCCTCATCCAGATCAGCAACACCAACAATGGCAAGCTGCTGGACGAGATCCAGTTCCTGGTG AATTATATGGACTTGTCGAAGGGACACATCAGGGCCCTGCAGGATGGAGACTTGTCCTCGCCCAAAGGCATTGAGGCCTGTATCAATGCTTCTGAGGCTCTACTGCAGTGCATGAACGTGGCACTTAGACCAGGCCATGAGAAACTGATGGCTGTGAAACAGCAGCAGCACCTGTTCACTGAGCTCAGAGATACCTTTGCCCGGCGCCTCACCAATCACCTCAACAACGTGTTCGTCCACCAG TTCAACCACTTCAGTCACTTCAAAATGACCATCCCTCAGTTCTATAGGTCCTCCTGTATGTCGCTTCCA GGCCATGACCAGAGCTCCACGCTTTCCCAACACACGGCAGAGCTGACCCTGCCTAAACACAGCCCCCTGCACAGGGACCTGCTGAGATACGCCAAGCTCATGGAGTGGCTCAAGAACACCCAGAGAGAGAAGTATGACGGCCTGTCCAGG ACCTATGTTGATTACATGACCAGATTATATGAACGAGAAATCAAAGATTTCTTTGAGGTGGCGAAGATCAAAATGGCGGGCACAACCAAAGAGGGGAAGGGAAATAAGTTTG CCACGCTTCCACGGAAAGAGAGTGCTCTCAAACAGGAAACGGAAA GCCTGCATGGCAGCTCTGGGAAGCTGACGGGCTCCACCTCCAGTCTGAATAAGCTGACAGTGCAAGGCTCCAGCAGCAGGCgctcccagtcctcctctctgctgGACATGGGCAACATGTCTGCCTCAGACCTGGATGTGGCCGACAGGACCAAGTTCGACAAG atCTTTGAGCAGGTTCTTAGTGAGCTGGAGCCTCTCTGTCTAGCAGAACAAGACTTCATCAGCAAGTTCTTCAAGCTACAGCAGCACCCCACCCTGGCTCAG GGAGAAGTGGAGTCTGATGGAGGGTTGCCCTCCAGACAGCCCCCTCCAGGGGAACACAGACACTCAATGTCATTGACTGA GAAGGACATGGTGCGATTGATGATGAACAAGATCTTCCAGAGCATTGAGACGGAACTCAACAGCCTCATCGCCCTGGGAGACAAGATCGACAGCTTCCACTCCCTGTACATGCTGGTGAAGATGAGTCACCACGTGTGGACAGCCCAGAATGTGGACCCCGCTTCCTACCTCAGCACCACCCTCGGCAATGTGCTGGTCACCGTCAAGAGAAACTTTGACAAGTGCATT TCTGGTCAGATCAGACAGATGGAGGAGGTGAAGATCTCTAAGAAGAGCAAGGTGGGCATCCTGCCCTTTGTCACTGGGTTCGAGGAGTTTGCTGAGCTGGCTGAAACCATCTTCCGTAATGCAGAGCGCAGAGGGGATCTGGACAAGGCATATGTCAAGCTTATCAGAGCTGTCTTTATGAATG TGGAGAAAGTGGCCAATGAGAGTCAGAAGACGCCCCGGGACGTGGTGATGATGGAGAACTTCCACCACATCTTCTCCACACAGTCCCGCCTGAAGATCTCCTGCCTTGAGACAGAGAGGCGAGAGGCCAAACACAAGTACACAGACCATCTGCAGTCCTACGTCATCAACTCCCTGGGCCAGCCCCTGGAGAAACTCAAT CACTTCTTTGAGGGAGTGGAGGCGCGTGTGGCCCAGGGGGTGCGTGAGGAGGAGGTCAGCTACCAGTTGGCTTTCAATAAACAGGAGCTGCGTAAAGTTATCAAGGAGTACCCCGGCAAGGAGGTGAAGAAGGGCCTGGACAACCTGTACAAGAAGGTGGATAAGCACTTGTGTGAGGAGGAGAGCCTGTTACAG GTGGTGTGGCACTCCATGCAGGATGAGTTCATCCGTCAGTACAAACACTTTGAAGGCTTGATTGGCCGTTGCTACCCTGGGTCTGGTATCACCATGGAGTTTACCATTGGAGACATGTTGGAGTACTTCTCAAGCATTGCCCAGTCCCATTAA